The following coding sequences lie in one Thalassoglobus polymorphus genomic window:
- a CDS encoding sulfatase family protein: protein MYHFLVKTQAFLIVSTVILQVVSTTPLAAEQPQRPNIIVIMADDLGYGDVSCNGATELKTPHIDQLAAEGMRFTSGYCSASTCTPTRYSFLTGTYAFRGKRTGIAPPNSPAIIKPGTETIASILRRGGYATAVIGKWHLGLGGDEGPDWNGDLKPGPLEIGFDTCFLLPTTNDRVPQVYVHDHRVPNLDPADPLWVGTKKPSPDHPTGITHRDTLKMDWSHGHNSTIHNGISRIGFYTGGHAARFRDEDLADKWVEKSNEFIAKNKDNPFFLFFSSHDIHVPRIPHERFQGKTKLGFRGDAIVEFDWCVGELMKTLKEHDLDEKTLVVLCSDNGPVLDDGYQDDAIEKNGKHRAGGPFSGGKYSVYEGGTRTPFITRWKGHINPGVSDEVVCTIDLAASLGALAGQTIPEDACLDSFNVLDALLGKPYAGGRGHLVQQDNGASGTYGLRVGNWKLHRSDRKRARNVNVEAELANTPVPQYQLFQLDKDPQETNNVAEKYPEVAQRLQKQLAKIIADGRTRKP, encoded by the coding sequence ATGTATCACTTCCTTGTGAAGACACAGGCGTTCCTGATTGTATCCACAGTCATTCTTCAGGTCGTTAGCACGACCCCGCTTGCCGCCGAGCAGCCTCAGCGTCCAAATATTATCGTCATTATGGCGGATGATTTGGGGTATGGGGACGTTTCTTGTAATGGAGCAACGGAACTGAAGACTCCGCATATCGACCAGCTTGCCGCTGAGGGCATGCGATTCACGAGTGGGTACTGTTCCGCATCGACATGTACGCCGACGCGGTATTCATTTCTGACTGGAACGTATGCCTTTCGGGGAAAGCGAACCGGGATCGCTCCGCCGAACTCTCCGGCAATCATCAAGCCAGGAACTGAGACGATTGCTTCCATTTTACGACGAGGCGGTTACGCAACTGCAGTGATCGGAAAGTGGCATCTTGGATTGGGTGGCGACGAGGGACCGGATTGGAATGGAGACCTGAAGCCGGGACCGCTTGAAATCGGGTTCGATACCTGCTTCTTGTTGCCGACAACCAATGATCGTGTCCCCCAGGTTTATGTACACGATCATCGTGTTCCGAATCTTGATCCTGCTGATCCGCTATGGGTCGGGACAAAGAAGCCGAGTCCGGATCACCCGACAGGGATTACTCATCGTGACACTTTGAAAATGGACTGGTCACACGGGCACAACTCGACAATTCATAATGGAATTAGCCGGATTGGATTTTATACCGGTGGTCATGCCGCTCGTTTTCGTGATGAAGATCTGGCGGACAAATGGGTCGAGAAGTCGAACGAGTTCATCGCGAAGAATAAAGATAATCCGTTCTTCCTGTTCTTCTCTTCGCACGATATTCATGTGCCACGCATTCCACATGAACGATTTCAAGGGAAAACGAAGCTCGGCTTTCGTGGCGATGCTATCGTCGAATTTGACTGGTGCGTAGGCGAGTTAATGAAGACGCTGAAGGAGCATGACCTCGACGAGAAAACTCTCGTTGTGCTCTGTTCGGACAACGGACCGGTTCTTGATGATGGCTATCAAGATGACGCCATCGAGAAAAACGGGAAGCACCGTGCAGGTGGTCCGTTCAGCGGTGGGAAGTATAGTGTCTATGAAGGGGGAACTCGTACGCCGTTTATCACTCGCTGGAAAGGTCACATCAATCCGGGGGTGAGTGATGAAGTCGTTTGTACGATCGACTTGGCTGCAAGTTTGGGAGCCTTGGCGGGGCAAACAATTCCCGAGGATGCTTGTCTGGACAGCTTCAACGTACTCGATGCATTGCTTGGAAAGCCGTATGCGGGCGGGCGAGGCCATCTGGTTCAGCAGGACAATGGAGCGAGCGGAACGTACGGACTTCGTGTCGGCAACTGGAAGCTGCACCGCTCGGATCGTAAACGCGCCAGAAACGTCAACGTCGAGGCTGAACTCGCAAACACTCCGGTTCCACAGTACCAGCTCTTCCAACTTGATAAAGATCCCCAAGAAACGAATAACGTTGCGGAGAAGTATCCGGAAGTTGCACAACGCCTTCAAAAGCAACTCGCGAAGATCATCGCAGATGGTCGGACACGAAAACCGTAA
- a CDS encoding efflux RND transporter permease subunit, which produces MNPIEFSCENPVKVAVGVILAIMFGTLAFLATPVQLTPDVAKPAITVTTAWPGASAQEVERQIIDEQEEQLKGVEGLVEFKSESKDSVGTITLEFPVGFDLASARAKVSDKLNQVPEYPEDASEPTITEGEQGGNFIAWIILKPIPPTPEDVRQFVAKHPHLEEKLKVFADGTREADLSVLHKMARTEPDVQKLLDGRPDPTKMRKFAEDFIEARFERVPGISNSNIVGGREQEFRIVVEPTKLAAYQLTIADLRRGLSGENKNTSAGDLWEGKHRHVVRTIGQFDTPEKVANTIIAIRDNSPVYVKDVATVGIDYKKPDGIVRQKGVSGLAINCEQAPGTNVLEIMGPPEAELDIDGDGTISELDLAEARKVHGDCLRIAIAELNLGVLAQQGVYIEQVYDQTDYIYAATDLVSQNIYVGGTLAVLVLLIFLRSPRSVIIVGLSIPISIIASFLFIRGFGRSINVISLAGMAFAVGMVVDNAIVVLENIYRHYQLGETPHVAAIRGAKEVWGAVLASTLTTLAVFVPVVFVDGQAGQLFRDIAIAISCAVGLSLIVSVTVIPAASQRILKKISHPSPKDAPKKPKGFFARIVDRFANLMNLLLTMPGNLIVRLGIVALFVTVTLFGAWILMPKTEYLPEGNRNLVFAILLPPPGYNLDHMIDIGKGIESELSPYWEAEPGSPEAKALDGPLVKNFFFVARGSNLFMGASAREELQAGDMVPVMQRTAGKVPGMFAIVAQSGLFSGGLSGGRGIDVEISGPDMSRLNQIGQDVFQRTMGIGQYQGKAVFPPDQGHQAQPMQNLESTNPELLIQARREAAADSQITTADLGYAINALVDGAYAGDYWHNSRKIDLVIYGADEFSRQTQDLKNLPLSTPTGKLVNVGAVAEISSIGGPESFKHDERQRSIGIQIKPSLTMPLETAIEKVDREIRQPLLESPLMAGGQYQIKLAGTSDELSETRRAMQGNLLLALIITYLLMAALFESFLYPVVIMTSVLLALVGGFAGLALLNLFIPQSLDMLTMLGFVILIGTVVNNAILIVHQSLNYMREDGMSDRDAIVESVRTRIRPIFMSTSTTVLGMLPLVIPLPARTLDGSWALQAGAGSELYRGLGSVVLGGLIISTVFTLILVPVGFSLAVDMKKGWNWLLGRSGEPVERQTQKQLATQS; this is translated from the coding sequence ATGAACCCCATTGAGTTTTCTTGTGAGAATCCCGTCAAGGTGGCCGTCGGGGTGATCCTTGCGATTATGTTCGGCACACTTGCGTTTCTTGCGACTCCGGTGCAGTTGACTCCTGATGTTGCCAAACCCGCGATCACCGTAACGACAGCTTGGCCGGGGGCCAGTGCGCAAGAGGTCGAGCGGCAAATCATCGATGAACAGGAAGAACAACTTAAGGGAGTCGAGGGGCTCGTTGAGTTCAAAAGCGAAAGCAAGGATTCCGTCGGCACAATTACTCTCGAATTTCCTGTCGGGTTTGATCTGGCTTCTGCGCGAGCGAAAGTCAGCGACAAGCTGAATCAGGTTCCCGAGTATCCTGAAGATGCCTCTGAGCCGACGATCACAGAAGGTGAGCAAGGTGGGAACTTTATTGCCTGGATCATTCTCAAGCCGATCCCGCCAACTCCAGAAGATGTTCGACAATTTGTCGCGAAACACCCTCATCTGGAGGAGAAGCTGAAAGTCTTCGCAGACGGGACTCGTGAAGCGGACTTGAGCGTTTTGCATAAAATGGCTCGTACCGAGCCGGACGTCCAAAAACTTCTCGATGGGCGACCTGATCCCACGAAGATGAGAAAGTTCGCGGAAGATTTTATCGAAGCTCGTTTCGAACGCGTCCCGGGAATCTCCAATTCGAATATTGTCGGAGGTCGCGAACAGGAATTTCGAATTGTTGTCGAACCGACAAAGCTGGCAGCCTATCAACTCACGATCGCTGATCTTCGTCGTGGTTTGAGTGGTGAAAACAAGAATACGTCAGCGGGCGACTTGTGGGAAGGAAAACATCGACACGTTGTTCGGACAATCGGTCAATTTGACACACCAGAGAAAGTTGCCAACACCATTATCGCCATTCGCGATAATTCTCCAGTCTATGTCAAAGACGTCGCTACCGTCGGAATCGACTATAAGAAACCTGATGGAATCGTGCGGCAGAAAGGAGTCTCGGGGTTGGCGATCAATTGCGAGCAAGCTCCCGGAACGAACGTACTCGAAATCATGGGACCTCCGGAAGCCGAGCTCGATATTGATGGCGACGGGACGATTTCAGAACTCGATCTGGCAGAAGCCCGCAAGGTGCATGGAGACTGTTTGCGGATTGCGATTGCAGAACTCAACCTGGGCGTGCTGGCTCAACAGGGAGTTTATATTGAGCAGGTCTATGACCAAACGGATTACATCTACGCTGCGACCGATTTAGTCTCTCAAAACATTTATGTTGGTGGAACTCTCGCAGTATTGGTGTTGTTGATCTTCCTGCGCAGCCCCCGAAGCGTGATCATCGTCGGGCTTTCGATTCCGATCAGTATCATTGCGTCGTTTCTTTTTATTCGTGGCTTTGGGCGAAGCATTAATGTCATCAGTTTGGCTGGGATGGCGTTTGCGGTGGGAATGGTGGTTGATAACGCGATCGTTGTGTTGGAAAACATTTATCGACATTATCAACTGGGCGAAACTCCACATGTGGCTGCGATTCGTGGTGCGAAAGAAGTTTGGGGAGCCGTGCTGGCCTCGACATTAACGACACTCGCGGTGTTCGTCCCGGTCGTTTTTGTCGATGGGCAAGCGGGGCAGTTGTTTCGTGATATTGCGATAGCGATTAGTTGTGCCGTTGGGCTTTCTCTCATTGTTTCGGTGACAGTCATTCCGGCTGCCTCGCAGCGAATCCTGAAAAAGATCTCTCACCCATCTCCCAAGGATGCCCCCAAGAAACCAAAAGGTTTCTTTGCCAGGATCGTTGATCGCTTCGCCAACCTGATGAACCTGCTTCTCACGATGCCGGGGAATCTGATCGTGCGGCTAGGGATTGTGGCCCTGTTTGTTACTGTCACGTTATTCGGGGCGTGGATTCTCATGCCGAAAACAGAATACTTGCCGGAAGGAAATCGGAACCTTGTTTTTGCAATTCTCCTGCCTCCTCCGGGATACAACCTCGATCACATGATCGATATCGGAAAAGGGATTGAATCGGAGCTCTCACCTTATTGGGAAGCAGAACCAGGTTCACCGGAAGCAAAAGCGTTGGATGGTCCACTCGTGAAGAATTTCTTCTTTGTGGCGCGTGGGTCAAATCTGTTCATGGGGGCTTCTGCACGAGAAGAATTGCAGGCGGGTGACATGGTTCCCGTGATGCAGCGAACCGCAGGGAAAGTTCCGGGAATGTTTGCGATTGTTGCTCAGTCGGGGCTCTTTTCAGGAGGCCTCAGCGGCGGGCGGGGAATTGATGTCGAGATTTCCGGACCGGACATGTCTCGGTTGAATCAGATCGGGCAAGATGTCTTTCAGCGGACGATGGGGATTGGACAGTACCAGGGAAAGGCAGTCTTCCCACCCGATCAGGGGCATCAGGCACAGCCGATGCAGAATTTGGAATCGACAAATCCTGAGCTACTGATTCAAGCCAGACGCGAAGCTGCCGCAGATTCACAAATTACCACCGCTGATCTTGGTTACGCGATCAATGCACTTGTCGACGGAGCTTACGCGGGTGATTACTGGCACAACTCTCGGAAGATCGATCTTGTGATTTACGGTGCCGATGAATTTTCGAGGCAAACTCAAGACCTCAAGAACTTACCGCTGAGTACCCCGACCGGGAAGTTGGTGAATGTGGGAGCGGTCGCAGAAATTTCTTCAATCGGCGGCCCGGAAAGTTTCAAACATGATGAACGACAGCGTTCGATTGGTATTCAAATTAAACCTTCGCTGACGATGCCGTTGGAAACCGCCATCGAGAAAGTTGACCGGGAAATTCGACAGCCACTTCTCGAATCACCACTGATGGCAGGTGGGCAATATCAAATAAAACTGGCTGGAACATCTGACGAGCTGAGTGAAACCCGCCGAGCGATGCAAGGAAATTTATTGCTCGCGTTGATTATCACCTATCTGTTAATGGCGGCGCTGTTTGAATCATTTCTGTATCCTGTCGTCATTATGACCAGCGTACTTCTGGCACTCGTCGGAGGGTTTGCCGGACTGGCATTGCTGAATCTCTTTATTCCGCAATCTCTCGACATGTTGACGATGCTCGGGTTTGTGATTTTGATCGGAACCGTGGTCAACAATGCGATTCTCATTGTACATCAATCTCTGAATTACATGCGTGAAGATGGCATGAGCGACCGCGATGCAATTGTGGAAAGTGTTCGTACACGTATTCGTCCGATCTTCATGAGTACGTCAACAACCGTTTTGGGGATGTTGCCGTTGGTAATTCCTCTCCCTGCCCGCACGCTAGATGGCTCGTGGGCACTGCAAGCAGGGGCCGGAAGTGAGCTCTATCGTGGCTTGGGAAGTGTCGTACTGGGTGGGCTGATCATCTCAACGGTCTTCACACTGATTCTGGTTCCGGTTGGCTTTAGTTTGGCGGTCGACATGAAGAAAGGTTGGAATTGGCTCTTAGGGCGTTCGGGAGAACCTGTCGAACGTCAAACTCAAAAGCAACTCGCCACCCAAAGTTGA
- a CDS encoding tetratricopeptide repeat protein yields MKSEGARLAHRTSLPLVGVVVLYVAQLGWGDDLQNRYFQGLRDRGLYLIAEDYAVSRLGTDLLLPDERAIVTIELVRTLTAHGGVSSPEQRDELWGEAERLLKQFSESHKNNPRLLEIQAEQALLPARFGDELAWELQINPVNQKLATATRDEFTKAIQEIAEVLVEFDKAPEKPSPSDLADGALTQTERINLRQQLEFYLVRSKFFLAQIAPPGPDRTGLFLDIADEFDALSKERPESKWTFKARKYLATLARDRGDYSRADSLLRSLARDAAEYSMQDEILAEQVRSQYDQGKLDDGLRMITDQIQSGHPLGDEVRAVAVEGLLKAWKIAGEKGETDFQKELLAEAESHHQRTRGKWQKLTYAKLSQVQQNLNLGDELATLVRQAQWNYHNGDLKQAIQFFQNAAALAHRQGKSDNAVDYAFTVGSIQIQQEDWPAAAKTFEDIVANFPEAQKSQDAGLMRCYALGRIYLQRPLQETRIAYEAALSKQRIQFPNTPSAIEATWMLAVHNEQRLQWTDAIDLYREIPADHPRYDTAILRIVILYDKILTRLKELKGPVEVWEDQLLEEIVRIEDHLPNHNVLDSMEQCQTALRIAQLLLQHRDRWYSVADHWLKRIEQTVEAQQREADLRNAKLDPLWTQIQRATSQLRIVSLAGQQRLGDARKIMLQLEKTDPSTMLGILLGLTEMTSKIDPLRQVEMGHLQLEAISRLEQSRSELTPQQQRMLDDSHAEAFIAIGNLKEAADIYAELIESTPRNERLLRKVIEVLLKRGKAEDLLEARNWWKRIEQLYKPGEPGWVEARLEIAKIDVRIGEKEQALKLLGVTKTLYPQLGTPTLREEFDRFLDELKSQ; encoded by the coding sequence ATGAAGAGTGAGGGAGCACGCCTGGCACATCGAACGAGTCTTCCACTGGTCGGAGTCGTCGTGCTTTACGTCGCTCAACTCGGATGGGGTGACGATCTTCAGAATCGATACTTTCAGGGCCTGCGAGATCGTGGTCTCTATTTGATCGCTGAAGATTACGCCGTCAGTCGCTTAGGTACCGATCTGCTCCTCCCCGATGAGCGTGCGATCGTCACCATTGAACTGGTGCGAACACTCACCGCTCACGGAGGGGTTTCGTCACCTGAGCAGCGGGATGAACTCTGGGGCGAAGCGGAAAGGTTGTTAAAGCAGTTCTCCGAGAGTCACAAGAACAATCCTCGTCTTCTGGAAATTCAGGCGGAGCAAGCACTGCTCCCTGCCCGGTTCGGAGATGAGCTGGCTTGGGAACTCCAGATTAACCCGGTCAACCAGAAGTTGGCGACGGCAACTCGTGACGAATTCACCAAAGCGATTCAAGAGATTGCGGAAGTTCTTGTTGAGTTCGACAAAGCCCCTGAGAAACCAAGTCCAAGTGATCTTGCTGATGGGGCACTCACGCAAACGGAAAGAATCAATTTAAGGCAACAGCTGGAGTTCTACCTCGTCCGTTCCAAATTTTTCCTGGCCCAGATTGCGCCACCTGGACCTGATCGAACTGGCCTCTTTCTCGATATTGCTGACGAGTTCGATGCCCTCTCAAAAGAACGCCCCGAGTCGAAGTGGACGTTCAAAGCCCGCAAGTACCTCGCAACACTCGCACGCGATCGCGGCGATTATTCCCGCGCGGATTCGTTGCTTCGTTCTCTTGCCCGGGACGCAGCTGAGTATTCGATGCAGGATGAAATTTTGGCTGAACAGGTTCGCAGCCAATACGATCAAGGCAAGCTCGACGATGGCCTGCGGATGATTACTGATCAGATTCAAAGTGGGCATCCACTGGGTGACGAAGTTCGAGCGGTGGCTGTTGAGGGCTTACTGAAAGCTTGGAAAATCGCTGGCGAGAAGGGGGAAACAGACTTTCAGAAAGAGCTCCTCGCAGAAGCTGAAAGTCATCATCAGCGAACACGAGGCAAATGGCAAAAGCTGACGTACGCCAAGCTGAGTCAAGTTCAGCAGAATCTCAATCTCGGCGATGAACTGGCGACCCTCGTTCGTCAAGCACAATGGAATTACCACAACGGCGACCTCAAGCAGGCGATTCAGTTTTTCCAGAACGCCGCTGCGCTGGCACATCGGCAAGGCAAGTCAGACAATGCTGTTGACTATGCGTTCACCGTCGGCTCAATTCAAATTCAGCAAGAAGACTGGCCTGCTGCTGCAAAAACATTTGAAGACATCGTTGCCAATTTTCCTGAGGCTCAAAAGTCACAAGATGCAGGCTTGATGCGGTGTTATGCGCTTGGCAGAATCTATCTGCAGCGACCTTTACAGGAAACGCGAATTGCTTACGAGGCAGCTCTTTCGAAGCAACGCATTCAGTTTCCCAATACCCCTTCGGCAATTGAAGCAACATGGATGCTCGCAGTCCACAACGAGCAACGTTTGCAATGGACCGACGCGATCGATTTGTACCGGGAAATTCCGGCGGATCATCCTCGATACGACACCGCAATCTTACGGATAGTCATTCTTTATGACAAAATTCTGACCCGACTCAAGGAACTCAAAGGCCCTGTCGAAGTCTGGGAAGATCAACTTCTCGAAGAAATCGTAAGAATTGAGGACCACCTTCCGAACCACAACGTTCTGGACTCGATGGAGCAGTGCCAGACGGCATTGCGGATCGCACAATTGCTGCTTCAACACCGCGATCGTTGGTACAGCGTCGCTGATCATTGGCTAAAACGAATCGAACAAACCGTTGAGGCTCAACAAAGAGAAGCAGACTTGCGAAATGCAAAGCTTGATCCTTTGTGGACTCAAATACAACGTGCCACTTCGCAACTGAGAATCGTCTCTCTAGCTGGTCAGCAAAGGTTAGGTGATGCTCGTAAGATCATGCTTCAGCTGGAGAAAACAGATCCATCGACAATGTTGGGGATTCTTCTAGGTTTGACTGAGATGACCTCGAAAATTGATCCGCTGCGACAGGTAGAGATGGGGCATTTACAACTGGAAGCCATCAGTCGTCTGGAGCAATCAAGAAGTGAATTGACACCGCAGCAGCAGCGCATGCTCGACGACAGTCACGCCGAAGCGTTCATTGCGATCGGGAATTTGAAAGAGGCTGCCGACATCTACGCGGAGCTAATCGAAAGCACTCCACGGAACGAACGGCTTCTCAGGAAAGTGATCGAGGTCCTCCTCAAACGAGGCAAGGCGGAAGACTTACTCGAAGCACGCAACTGGTGGAAGCGCATCGAACAGTTGTATAAACCGGGCGAGCCAGGCTGGGTTGAAGCTCGTCTGGAGATTGCAAAAATTGATGTACGTATCGGTGAGAAAGAGCAAGCCTTGAAATTACTCGGTGTGACGAAAACGCTCTATCCTCAACTGGGAACTCCGACGCTGCGAGAAGAGTTCGATCGATTTCTTGATGAGTTGAAATCTCAGTAG
- a CDS encoding REP-associated tyrosine transposase: MSNFRRSKIGQVYFFTVVTNRRAPILTTDLGRRCLNEAIKEVRDDLPFENVAFILLPDHLHAVWKLPSGETDYSTRWRRIKATFTKKWLKAGGNEQWKSASRKSKGERGVWQKRFFEHTCKDESDLKRCVDYIHVNPLKHQLVSRVRDRDWEWEWSSFHRYVEAGEYDMNWGNANDWYGDEFRHFE, from the coding sequence ATGTCGAATTTTCGTCGGTCGAAAATCGGACAAGTCTATTTCTTTACGGTTGTCACGAATCGTCGAGCACCGATTTTGACGACTGATCTCGGAAGGAGATGTCTGAATGAAGCAATTAAAGAAGTGCGGGATGATTTGCCATTTGAAAATGTCGCGTTTATCCTTCTACCCGATCATCTTCATGCGGTCTGGAAACTCCCATCTGGAGAGACGGACTATTCGACTCGCTGGAGGCGAATCAAAGCAACATTCACAAAGAAGTGGCTGAAAGCCGGAGGGAATGAGCAATGGAAATCAGCCAGTAGAAAAAGCAAGGGAGAGCGAGGTGTCTGGCAAAAACGCTTCTTCGAGCATACATGCAAAGATGAATCGGATCTGAAGCGCTGCGTTGACTACATCCATGTGAATCCCCTCAAGCATCAACTCGTATCACGCGTTCGAGATCGAGATTGGGAATGGGAATGGTCTTCATTTCATCGCTATGTTGAAGCCGGTGAATATGACATGAACTGGGGAAACGCCAATGATTGGTACGGAGACGAATTCAGGCATTTCGAGTAA
- the xylA gene encoding xylose isomerase: MAEYFPDVPEIKFEGPGSKNPLAYKHYNPEEVIEGQTMRDLLRFSVCYWHTFRGTGSDPFGAPTLSRPWDDGTDSVENALKRVDVAFEFISKLGAPYYCFHDRDVSPEGSSLKESNKIFDTIASKLKEKQAETGIQLLWGTANLFSHPRYLHGAATSCNADVYAYAAAQVKKAIEVTHSLGGENYVFWGGREGYMNLYNTDMNRELDHLARFMHMAHDHAKSIGFDGQFLFEPKPKEPTKHQYDFDAAACLNFIGRNGLDGIVKLNIETNHATLAGHTMMHELEYARIHDALGSIDANTGDLLLGWDTDQFPTDIYMTTQIMMVLLEQGGLGSGGTNFDAKVRRESFDPIDLFYAHIGGMDTFARGAKIAAAIRADGVLNDFVKDRYSSFDEGIGAKVESGTATFADLEAYMLEKGEAAPNTSGRQEWIENLINEYL; this comes from the coding sequence ATGGCCGAGTACTTCCCAGACGTTCCTGAAATCAAATTTGAAGGCCCTGGCAGCAAGAATCCGCTGGCCTATAAGCACTACAATCCAGAAGAGGTCATCGAAGGCCAAACGATGCGGGACTTACTCCGCTTCAGCGTCTGCTATTGGCACACATTTCGTGGAACAGGAAGCGATCCCTTCGGAGCTCCGACACTGAGCCGGCCCTGGGACGACGGGACCGATTCAGTTGAGAATGCACTCAAACGGGTTGATGTCGCATTTGAGTTTATTTCGAAGCTGGGAGCTCCCTACTACTGTTTCCACGATCGCGATGTTTCCCCCGAAGGCTCAAGTCTCAAAGAATCGAACAAGATCTTTGACACCATCGCCAGCAAGCTGAAAGAGAAGCAGGCAGAGACCGGGATTCAACTTCTCTGGGGGACAGCCAACCTCTTCAGCCATCCTCGATATCTACACGGAGCAGCGACAAGTTGTAATGCAGATGTCTACGCTTACGCAGCTGCTCAGGTGAAGAAGGCAATCGAAGTCACGCACTCTCTGGGTGGTGAAAACTACGTCTTCTGGGGTGGCCGAGAAGGTTACATGAACCTTTACAACACTGACATGAATCGTGAACTGGATCACCTTGCCAGGTTCATGCACATGGCTCACGATCACGCGAAGTCAATCGGCTTTGACGGGCAGTTCCTCTTCGAACCAAAGCCGAAGGAGCCGACCAAGCATCAATACGACTTCGACGCAGCCGCATGCCTGAACTTCATCGGGCGAAACGGACTCGACGGGATCGTGAAGCTGAACATCGAGACAAACCACGCGACATTGGCGGGACATACGATGATGCACGAACTCGAGTATGCTCGGATTCATGATGCACTCGGGTCAATCGACGCCAACACAGGCGATCTTCTGCTTGGATGGGATACCGATCAATTCCCGACCGACATTTACATGACCACTCAAATCATGATGGTCCTGCTGGAGCAAGGTGGGCTCGGTTCTGGTGGAACAAACTTTGACGCCAAAGTTCGGCGTGAAAGTTTCGATCCGATTGACTTGTTCTACGCACACATCGGCGGCATGGATACATTCGCACGTGGAGCAAAAATTGCGGCGGCGATTCGAGCTGATGGCGTTCTTAACGACTTCGTCAAAGACCGCTATTCCAGTTTCGACGAAGGCATCGGAGCCAAAGTGGAATCCGGCACAGCGACCTTCGCTGACCTCGAAGCCTACATGCTCGAAAAAGGTGAAGCAGCCCCCAACACTTCCGGTCGACAGGAATGGATCGAAAACCTGATTAACGAATACCTGTAG
- a CDS encoding DUF1501 domain-containing protein, whose product MHPAEKHFQQLTRRHFFGQTGLGLGTAALASLMPNTSVEASGNPGLPEIPHFAPKAKRAIYLFAAGAPSQIDMFDYKPKLNELFDTDLPESVRNGQRLTTMTSGQTRFPIAPSKYKFQQYGENGTWLSELIPHTAKMVDDIAIVRSVHTEAINHDPAITYICTGNQLPGRASLGAWLSYGLGSINEDLPSFVVMTPSWSGRQQAQALYNRLWGSGFLPSRYQGVALRSGGDPVLFLSNPPGVSMELRRRMLDRLEQFNERTFEQIGDPETRTRIEQAEMAFRMQSSVPELIDTSGETKATLERYGDAVSKPGSFAASCLLARRMAERNVRFVQIFHRGWDQHGNISGDLPKQCGDVDQPAWALIQDLKERGMLDDTLVVFGGEFGRTVYSQGKLTRENYGRDHHPRCFSVWMAGGGIKGGVVHGETDDFSYNITKDPVHIHDLNATILHTLGIDHRRLSYRHQGLNVRLTGVEEQHPVKEILA is encoded by the coding sequence ATGCACCCCGCTGAAAAGCATTTTCAACAGCTGACTCGACGTCATTTCTTTGGACAAACTGGTCTCGGACTGGGAACGGCAGCTCTGGCTTCGCTAATGCCCAACACATCAGTGGAAGCGTCCGGCAATCCAGGACTTCCAGAAATTCCGCACTTTGCCCCGAAGGCAAAGCGAGCGATCTACCTCTTCGCGGCGGGGGCTCCCAGTCAAATCGACATGTTCGACTACAAACCGAAGCTGAATGAACTCTTCGACACTGACTTACCGGAATCGGTTCGTAATGGCCAACGCCTGACAACGATGACCTCTGGCCAAACGCGATTTCCGATTGCTCCGTCGAAATACAAGTTTCAACAGTACGGTGAAAACGGAACCTGGCTCAGCGAACTCATTCCGCACACAGCGAAGATGGTCGACGACATAGCGATTGTGAGATCTGTTCACACAGAAGCGATCAATCATGACCCGGCAATCACATACATTTGCACCGGGAATCAATTACCGGGACGAGCCAGTCTGGGAGCCTGGCTCAGTTACGGGCTCGGTTCTATTAACGAAGACCTCCCATCATTTGTGGTGATGACACCTTCCTGGTCGGGACGTCAACAGGCTCAGGCACTTTACAATCGACTCTGGGGATCAGGGTTCCTGCCAAGTCGATATCAAGGTGTCGCACTTCGCTCTGGAGGAGATCCCGTTCTGTTCCTCTCAAACCCTCCGGGAGTGAGCATGGAGTTGCGCCGACGGATGCTGGATCGACTTGAGCAGTTCAATGAACGGACATTTGAACAGATCGGTGATCCTGAAACTCGCACGCGCATCGAACAGGCTGAGATGGCTTTCCGCATGCAATCTTCAGTTCCCGAACTCATCGATACATCTGGCGAAACGAAAGCGACGCTCGAAAGGTATGGAGATGCCGTCTCGAAGCCAGGTTCGTTTGCAGCCAGCTGTTTACTCGCTCGAAGAATGGCTGAGCGAAATGTTCGGTTTGTACAAATCTTCCATCGTGGTTGGGATCAACATGGCAACATCAGTGGGGACTTACCGAAACAATGCGGTGATGTTGACCAACCTGCCTGGGCACTGATTCAAGACCTCAAAGAGCGAGGCATGCTCGATGATACGCTCGTCGTCTTCGGCGGCGAATTCGGACGTACAGTTTACTCCCAAGGTAAGCTGACTCGCGAGAATTACGGACGCGACCATCATCCCCGCTGCTTCTCTGTCTGGATGGCTGGCGGTGGAATTAAAGGTGGCGTTGTACATGGTGAAACCGACGACTTCAGCTACAACATCACCAAAGACCCTGTCCATATTCACGACTTGAACGCCACAATCCTGCACACTCTCGGGATCGATCATCGCCGTCTCAGCTACAGGCACCAAGGCCTCAACGTCCGCCTCACCGGAGTCGAAGAACAACACCCGGTCAAAGAAATTCTGGCGTAA